A window of the Cicer arietinum cultivar CDC Frontier isolate Library 1 chromosome 6, Cicar.CDCFrontier_v2.0, whole genome shotgun sequence genome harbors these coding sequences:
- the LOC101506771 gene encoding uncharacterized protein isoform X3 has translation MHLQLGETTSQPVWVKFTPTLNQITDTDSEKNPLILIKSGVVSHDGQRGYFCTKKGGLVEIAVVEPPRWINHGQPSGANVAAIADIASTREVVYTISSAGDLYEYNSKSKPSWKRHIWQENKTQVSSLIPSKGCILHGLLSGDHSESLFLLTKEGTLVERRLHQRKWKWIDHGSPPHQNLTSITPSLRDESSETSISLLFTTSTGSVFEYQIPKQLGTAPNNQFPGSWGNHQHPLHAKVARGKPGLPLQFGRTLFALDDGRLAELHLAGLGGESAGPSLPQNFRRKASTKYVWTILDSPQSEGWNAEYCTEERGPRNCMTGIKDESKDSGITSSVTGRRKQSQEQHYYLSLGKCNELISSSEEYNLPDDDWISSNFRLRLMYEGRSFFLVTVDGLIFEHVCIDSVWIWLKHDSSNAMTGIVGNYNGSLFMVDTFGNVILREWNGNEIAWKNCSDMRKGRNVVGGQPWDRLQGITRRVTTEDSIFFVSQNGRLLQFMVYMRKFKWKDCKNPLNVKIASIVDQELFRENIVFVIGRNGHLYQYNKVNDLWHEHYKSQHLILSNFPGTVIRPMSKSLSGSLFMFSKDGGLVEYNWNTWHEWNWIEHGTPYKGVTLVGSPGPSFKGNQLLLIGSDGKVYLRYMDKNAWKWKDCGYPSLKDKTIEADREGEINEENLGELMFRCDPKVTSTRPIQFSDDSAIFELRDGRLAEIQVVEETEWVWSRIIGTPNSLCLQNYWITVASSS, from the exons ATGCATTTGCAACTTGGTGAAACAACTTCACAACCAGTTTGGGTTAAATTCACACCTACACTCAATCAAATCACAGATACTGATTCAGAGAAAAATCCCCTGATACTAATAAAATCTGGTGTGGTGTCACATGATGGACA GAGAGGTTATTTCTGTACAAAGAAAGGAGGACTAGTAGAAATTGCAGTGGTTGAACCTCCAAG ATGGATAAATCATGGCCAACCAAGTGGAGCCAATGTCGCAGCGATAGCTGATATTGCTTCTACGCGAGAAGTAGTATACACTATAAG TTCTGCTGGAGATCTTTATGAATATAATAGTAAATCAAAACCATCATGGAAGAGGCACATATGGCAAGAAAATAAGACACAAGTTTCATCTTTGATACCTTCTAAGGGGTGCATTTTACATGGATTATTAAGTGGTGATCATTCTGAATCTTTGTTTCTTTTAACCAAG GAAGGCACTTTAGTGGAGAGAAGATTACATCAAAGGAAGTGGAAATGGATAGACCATGGAAGTCCACCACATCAAAATTTGACATCTATAACACCATCTTTGAGAGATGAATCTAGTGAAACTTCAATTTCTTTACTCTTCACTACTTCAACTGGATCTGTCTTTGAATATCAAATTCCAAAACAATTAG GCACAGCTCCAAATAATCAATTTCCAGGATCATGGGGAAATCATCAGCACCCTTTACATGCAAAAGTAGCAAGAGGTAAACCTGGCTTACCATTACAATTTGGAAGGACACTCTTTGCACTAGACGATGGTAGACTCGCAGAATTACATCTAGCAGGACTAGGCGGTGAAAGTGCAGGACCATCTCTGCCACAGAACTTTAGAAGAAAAGCATCAACTAAATATGTTTGGACTATATTAGATTCCCCACAGAGTGAAGGATGGAATGCAGAATATTGCACAGAAGAGCGCGGACCGAGGAATTGCATGACAGGTATAAAAGATGAGTCAAAGGATTCAGGAATAACAAGTTCAGTAACAGGTAGGAGAAAACAAAGCCAAGAACAGCATTATTACTTATCACTAGGAAAATGTAATGAACTGATTAGTTCTTCAGAAGAATACAATCTTCCTGATGATGATTGGATTAGTAGTAACTTTCGACTTCGATTGATGTATGAAGGCAGGTCATTTTTCTTGGTGACTGTTGATGGTTTGATTTTTGAACATGTTTGTATTGATAGTGTATGGATATGGCTGAAGCATGATAGCTCTAATGCTATGACTGGTATAGTGGGAAACTATAACGGAAGTTTATTCATGGTTGATACATTTGGGAATGTGATTCTTAGAGAATGGAATGGAAATGAGATAGCATGGAAGAATTGTAGTGATATGAGGAAAGGAAGAAATGTTGTTGGAGGCCAACCATGGGATAGATTACAAGGTATAACAAGGAGGGTTACCACTgaagattcaatcttctttGTGAGCCAAAATGGAAGATTATTGCAGTTCATG GTTTACATGAGGAAATTTAAATGGAAGGATTGCAAAAATCCTCTAAATGTCAAAATTGCAAGCATAGTTGATCAGGAATTATTCAGGGAGAATATAGTCTTTGTCATTGGAAGAAACGGACACCTGTACCAATACAACAAAGTGAATGATTTGTGGCATGAGCATTACAAATCTCAGCATTTGATTCTATCAAATTTTCCTGGAACAGTTATAAGGCCAATGTCAAAATCACTATCAGGCTCACTCTTCATGTTTTCAAAAGATGGCGGCCTTGTTGAGTATAATTGGAATACATGGCATGAATGGAACTGGATAGAACATGGAACACCTTATAAAGGTGTAACACTTGTTGGTTCACCTGGTCCTAGTTTTAAAGGAAATCAACTACTTTTGATTGGTTCAGATGGAAAAGTATACCTTAGGTACATGGATAAAAATGCATGGAAGTGGAAGGATTGTGGTTATCCCTCTTTGAAAGATAAAACTATTGAAGCAGATAGAGAAGGAGAAATCAATGAGGAGAACCTTGGAGAATTAATGTTTAGGTGTGATCCTAAA GTGACATCTACAAGACCAATTCAATTTTCTGATGATTCGGCCATATTTGAGCTTAGAGATGGCAGG TTGGCAGAAATACAAGTTGTGGAGGAAACAGAATGGGTTTGGTCAAGGATCATTGGCACACCAAATAGTTTATGCTTACAAAATTATTGGATTACAGTGGCATCATCATCCTAA
- the LOC101506771 gene encoding uncharacterized protein isoform X1: MLMFHLIYGIGIWLLLFVSLFIVDISASCCPYQFFRQSNRRFEQKTDRFWKFSEQEDRWIEVKLPCDLVPCVNSESSSEVNLREESLEQGHELDEKNMSLDLVLSLRKRIYLTKMSENSVWIIGESGCIYERFWNGLEWVIAPHDLPLSEGHAVSVFLISQKILALSESGNLYQVGRINLCHCDFDKKITFELQQNQSVTMHLQLGETTSQPVWVKFTPTLNQITDTDSEKNPLILIKSGVVSHDGQRGYFCTKKGGLVEIAVVEPPRWINHGQPSGANVAAIADIASTREVVYTISSAGDLYEYNSKSKPSWKRHIWQENKTQVSSLIPSKGCILHGLLSGDHSESLFLLTKEGTLVERRLHQRKWKWIDHGSPPHQNLTSITPSLRDESSETSISLLFTTSTGSVFEYQIPKQLGTAPNNQFPGSWGNHQHPLHAKVARGKPGLPLQFGRTLFALDDGRLAELHLAGLGGESAGPSLPQNFRRKASTKYVWTILDSPQSEGWNAEYCTEERGPRNCMTGIKDESKDSGITSSVTGRRKQSQEQHYYLSLGKCNELISSSEEYNLPDDDWISSNFRLRLMYEGRSFFLVTVDGLIFEHVCIDSVWIWLKHDSSNAMTGIVGNYNGSLFMVDTFGNVILREWNGNEIAWKNCSDMRKGRNVVGGQPWDRLQGITRRVTTEDSIFFVSQNGRLLQFMVYMRKFKWKDCKNPLNVKIASIVDQELFRENIVFVIGRNGHLYQYNKVNDLWHEHYKSQHLILSNFPGTVIRPMSKSLSGSLFMFSKDGGLVEYNWNTWHEWNWIEHGTPYKGVTLVGSPGPSFKGNQLLLIGSDGKVYLRYMDKNAWKWKDCGYPSLKDKTIEADREGEINEENLGELMFRCDPKVTSTRPIQFSDDSAIFELRDGRLAEIQVVEETEWVWSRIIGTPNSLCLQNYWITVASSS; the protein is encoded by the exons ATGTTAATGTTTCATTTGATATATGGTATTGGCATATGGTTACTTTTGTTTGTAAGCTTATTCATAGTTGATATTTCTGCTTCATGCTGTCCATATCAGTTTTTTCGACAAAGTAATCGACGATTCGAGCAGAAAACCGATCGGTTTTGGAAGTTCAGTGAACAAGAGGATAGATGGATTGAAGTGAAACTACCATGTGATTTGGTGCCTTGTGTTAATAGTGAAAGTAGTAGTGAAGTGAATTTAAGGGAAGAAAGTTTAGAGCAAGGACATGAATTGGATGAGAAAAATATgagtttggatttggttttgtcTTTGAGAAAGcgaatttatttgacaaaaatgTCTGAGAATTCAGTTTGGATCATTGGTGAAAGTGGATGTATCTATGAAAGGTTTTGGAATGGATTAGAATGGGTGATTGCCCCTCATGACTTGCCTTTATCAGAAGGACATGCAGTTTCTGTTTTTCTCATTAGTCAGAAAATTCTTGCTCTATCTGAATCAGGAAATCTTTATCAG GTTGGCAGAATCAACTTGTGTCATtgtgattttgacaaaaaaatcacttttgaaCTTCAACAAAATCAGAGTGTCACG ATGCATTTGCAACTTGGTGAAACAACTTCACAACCAGTTTGGGTTAAATTCACACCTACACTCAATCAAATCACAGATACTGATTCAGAGAAAAATCCCCTGATACTAATAAAATCTGGTGTGGTGTCACATGATGGACA GAGAGGTTATTTCTGTACAAAGAAAGGAGGACTAGTAGAAATTGCAGTGGTTGAACCTCCAAG ATGGATAAATCATGGCCAACCAAGTGGAGCCAATGTCGCAGCGATAGCTGATATTGCTTCTACGCGAGAAGTAGTATACACTATAAG TTCTGCTGGAGATCTTTATGAATATAATAGTAAATCAAAACCATCATGGAAGAGGCACATATGGCAAGAAAATAAGACACAAGTTTCATCTTTGATACCTTCTAAGGGGTGCATTTTACATGGATTATTAAGTGGTGATCATTCTGAATCTTTGTTTCTTTTAACCAAG GAAGGCACTTTAGTGGAGAGAAGATTACATCAAAGGAAGTGGAAATGGATAGACCATGGAAGTCCACCACATCAAAATTTGACATCTATAACACCATCTTTGAGAGATGAATCTAGTGAAACTTCAATTTCTTTACTCTTCACTACTTCAACTGGATCTGTCTTTGAATATCAAATTCCAAAACAATTAG GCACAGCTCCAAATAATCAATTTCCAGGATCATGGGGAAATCATCAGCACCCTTTACATGCAAAAGTAGCAAGAGGTAAACCTGGCTTACCATTACAATTTGGAAGGACACTCTTTGCACTAGACGATGGTAGACTCGCAGAATTACATCTAGCAGGACTAGGCGGTGAAAGTGCAGGACCATCTCTGCCACAGAACTTTAGAAGAAAAGCATCAACTAAATATGTTTGGACTATATTAGATTCCCCACAGAGTGAAGGATGGAATGCAGAATATTGCACAGAAGAGCGCGGACCGAGGAATTGCATGACAGGTATAAAAGATGAGTCAAAGGATTCAGGAATAACAAGTTCAGTAACAGGTAGGAGAAAACAAAGCCAAGAACAGCATTATTACTTATCACTAGGAAAATGTAATGAACTGATTAGTTCTTCAGAAGAATACAATCTTCCTGATGATGATTGGATTAGTAGTAACTTTCGACTTCGATTGATGTATGAAGGCAGGTCATTTTTCTTGGTGACTGTTGATGGTTTGATTTTTGAACATGTTTGTATTGATAGTGTATGGATATGGCTGAAGCATGATAGCTCTAATGCTATGACTGGTATAGTGGGAAACTATAACGGAAGTTTATTCATGGTTGATACATTTGGGAATGTGATTCTTAGAGAATGGAATGGAAATGAGATAGCATGGAAGAATTGTAGTGATATGAGGAAAGGAAGAAATGTTGTTGGAGGCCAACCATGGGATAGATTACAAGGTATAACAAGGAGGGTTACCACTgaagattcaatcttctttGTGAGCCAAAATGGAAGATTATTGCAGTTCATG GTTTACATGAGGAAATTTAAATGGAAGGATTGCAAAAATCCTCTAAATGTCAAAATTGCAAGCATAGTTGATCAGGAATTATTCAGGGAGAATATAGTCTTTGTCATTGGAAGAAACGGACACCTGTACCAATACAACAAAGTGAATGATTTGTGGCATGAGCATTACAAATCTCAGCATTTGATTCTATCAAATTTTCCTGGAACAGTTATAAGGCCAATGTCAAAATCACTATCAGGCTCACTCTTCATGTTTTCAAAAGATGGCGGCCTTGTTGAGTATAATTGGAATACATGGCATGAATGGAACTGGATAGAACATGGAACACCTTATAAAGGTGTAACACTTGTTGGTTCACCTGGTCCTAGTTTTAAAGGAAATCAACTACTTTTGATTGGTTCAGATGGAAAAGTATACCTTAGGTACATGGATAAAAATGCATGGAAGTGGAAGGATTGTGGTTATCCCTCTTTGAAAGATAAAACTATTGAAGCAGATAGAGAAGGAGAAATCAATGAGGAGAACCTTGGAGAATTAATGTTTAGGTGTGATCCTAAA GTGACATCTACAAGACCAATTCAATTTTCTGATGATTCGGCCATATTTGAGCTTAGAGATGGCAGG TTGGCAGAAATACAAGTTGTGGAGGAAACAGAATGGGTTTGGTCAAGGATCATTGGCACACCAAATAGTTTATGCTTACAAAATTATTGGATTACAGTGGCATCATCATCCTAA
- the LOC101506771 gene encoding uncharacterized protein isoform X2 — MLMFHLIYGIGIWLLLFVSLFIVDISASCCPYQFFRQSNRRFEQKTDRFWKFSEQEDRWIEVKLPCDLVPCVNSESSSEVNLREESLEQGHELDEKNMSLDLVLSLRKRIYLTKMSENSVWIIGESGCIYERFWNGLEWVIAPHDLPLSEGHAVSVFLISQKILALSESGNLYQMHLQLGETTSQPVWVKFTPTLNQITDTDSEKNPLILIKSGVVSHDGQRGYFCTKKGGLVEIAVVEPPRWINHGQPSGANVAAIADIASTREVVYTISSAGDLYEYNSKSKPSWKRHIWQENKTQVSSLIPSKGCILHGLLSGDHSESLFLLTKEGTLVERRLHQRKWKWIDHGSPPHQNLTSITPSLRDESSETSISLLFTTSTGSVFEYQIPKQLGTAPNNQFPGSWGNHQHPLHAKVARGKPGLPLQFGRTLFALDDGRLAELHLAGLGGESAGPSLPQNFRRKASTKYVWTILDSPQSEGWNAEYCTEERGPRNCMTGIKDESKDSGITSSVTGRRKQSQEQHYYLSLGKCNELISSSEEYNLPDDDWISSNFRLRLMYEGRSFFLVTVDGLIFEHVCIDSVWIWLKHDSSNAMTGIVGNYNGSLFMVDTFGNVILREWNGNEIAWKNCSDMRKGRNVVGGQPWDRLQGITRRVTTEDSIFFVSQNGRLLQFMVYMRKFKWKDCKNPLNVKIASIVDQELFRENIVFVIGRNGHLYQYNKVNDLWHEHYKSQHLILSNFPGTVIRPMSKSLSGSLFMFSKDGGLVEYNWNTWHEWNWIEHGTPYKGVTLVGSPGPSFKGNQLLLIGSDGKVYLRYMDKNAWKWKDCGYPSLKDKTIEADREGEINEENLGELMFRCDPKVTSTRPIQFSDDSAIFELRDGRLAEIQVVEETEWVWSRIIGTPNSLCLQNYWITVASSS; from the exons ATGTTAATGTTTCATTTGATATATGGTATTGGCATATGGTTACTTTTGTTTGTAAGCTTATTCATAGTTGATATTTCTGCTTCATGCTGTCCATATCAGTTTTTTCGACAAAGTAATCGACGATTCGAGCAGAAAACCGATCGGTTTTGGAAGTTCAGTGAACAAGAGGATAGATGGATTGAAGTGAAACTACCATGTGATTTGGTGCCTTGTGTTAATAGTGAAAGTAGTAGTGAAGTGAATTTAAGGGAAGAAAGTTTAGAGCAAGGACATGAATTGGATGAGAAAAATATgagtttggatttggttttgtcTTTGAGAAAGcgaatttatttgacaaaaatgTCTGAGAATTCAGTTTGGATCATTGGTGAAAGTGGATGTATCTATGAAAGGTTTTGGAATGGATTAGAATGGGTGATTGCCCCTCATGACTTGCCTTTATCAGAAGGACATGCAGTTTCTGTTTTTCTCATTAGTCAGAAAATTCTTGCTCTATCTGAATCAGGAAATCTTTATCAG ATGCATTTGCAACTTGGTGAAACAACTTCACAACCAGTTTGGGTTAAATTCACACCTACACTCAATCAAATCACAGATACTGATTCAGAGAAAAATCCCCTGATACTAATAAAATCTGGTGTGGTGTCACATGATGGACA GAGAGGTTATTTCTGTACAAAGAAAGGAGGACTAGTAGAAATTGCAGTGGTTGAACCTCCAAG ATGGATAAATCATGGCCAACCAAGTGGAGCCAATGTCGCAGCGATAGCTGATATTGCTTCTACGCGAGAAGTAGTATACACTATAAG TTCTGCTGGAGATCTTTATGAATATAATAGTAAATCAAAACCATCATGGAAGAGGCACATATGGCAAGAAAATAAGACACAAGTTTCATCTTTGATACCTTCTAAGGGGTGCATTTTACATGGATTATTAAGTGGTGATCATTCTGAATCTTTGTTTCTTTTAACCAAG GAAGGCACTTTAGTGGAGAGAAGATTACATCAAAGGAAGTGGAAATGGATAGACCATGGAAGTCCACCACATCAAAATTTGACATCTATAACACCATCTTTGAGAGATGAATCTAGTGAAACTTCAATTTCTTTACTCTTCACTACTTCAACTGGATCTGTCTTTGAATATCAAATTCCAAAACAATTAG GCACAGCTCCAAATAATCAATTTCCAGGATCATGGGGAAATCATCAGCACCCTTTACATGCAAAAGTAGCAAGAGGTAAACCTGGCTTACCATTACAATTTGGAAGGACACTCTTTGCACTAGACGATGGTAGACTCGCAGAATTACATCTAGCAGGACTAGGCGGTGAAAGTGCAGGACCATCTCTGCCACAGAACTTTAGAAGAAAAGCATCAACTAAATATGTTTGGACTATATTAGATTCCCCACAGAGTGAAGGATGGAATGCAGAATATTGCACAGAAGAGCGCGGACCGAGGAATTGCATGACAGGTATAAAAGATGAGTCAAAGGATTCAGGAATAACAAGTTCAGTAACAGGTAGGAGAAAACAAAGCCAAGAACAGCATTATTACTTATCACTAGGAAAATGTAATGAACTGATTAGTTCTTCAGAAGAATACAATCTTCCTGATGATGATTGGATTAGTAGTAACTTTCGACTTCGATTGATGTATGAAGGCAGGTCATTTTTCTTGGTGACTGTTGATGGTTTGATTTTTGAACATGTTTGTATTGATAGTGTATGGATATGGCTGAAGCATGATAGCTCTAATGCTATGACTGGTATAGTGGGAAACTATAACGGAAGTTTATTCATGGTTGATACATTTGGGAATGTGATTCTTAGAGAATGGAATGGAAATGAGATAGCATGGAAGAATTGTAGTGATATGAGGAAAGGAAGAAATGTTGTTGGAGGCCAACCATGGGATAGATTACAAGGTATAACAAGGAGGGTTACCACTgaagattcaatcttctttGTGAGCCAAAATGGAAGATTATTGCAGTTCATG GTTTACATGAGGAAATTTAAATGGAAGGATTGCAAAAATCCTCTAAATGTCAAAATTGCAAGCATAGTTGATCAGGAATTATTCAGGGAGAATATAGTCTTTGTCATTGGAAGAAACGGACACCTGTACCAATACAACAAAGTGAATGATTTGTGGCATGAGCATTACAAATCTCAGCATTTGATTCTATCAAATTTTCCTGGAACAGTTATAAGGCCAATGTCAAAATCACTATCAGGCTCACTCTTCATGTTTTCAAAAGATGGCGGCCTTGTTGAGTATAATTGGAATACATGGCATGAATGGAACTGGATAGAACATGGAACACCTTATAAAGGTGTAACACTTGTTGGTTCACCTGGTCCTAGTTTTAAAGGAAATCAACTACTTTTGATTGGTTCAGATGGAAAAGTATACCTTAGGTACATGGATAAAAATGCATGGAAGTGGAAGGATTGTGGTTATCCCTCTTTGAAAGATAAAACTATTGAAGCAGATAGAGAAGGAGAAATCAATGAGGAGAACCTTGGAGAATTAATGTTTAGGTGTGATCCTAAA GTGACATCTACAAGACCAATTCAATTTTCTGATGATTCGGCCATATTTGAGCTTAGAGATGGCAGG TTGGCAGAAATACAAGTTGTGGAGGAAACAGAATGGGTTTGGTCAAGGATCATTGGCACACCAAATAGTTTATGCTTACAAAATTATTGGATTACAGTGGCATCATCATCCTAA